Genomic segment of Populus nigra chromosome 14, ddPopNigr1.1, whole genome shotgun sequence:
AATGTGATCAAAGTTTGGTTCGAGATCAATTTCGAATGTCTAATGTTGAGCAAGGGTCGATTTGGGACACCATGGTTCTAACTAAGAGCTAGACCTAGTTTAGGGAGCATGAGGTTTGAGGTTTAAGGTATTTAGATGTGAGTCAAAACCTATATATAAACCAAGTTTGGATCACATAGGATTTAAGTTTGGATACGGTTTGATGAGCCTGGATTTAGTTTCAAAATGGGATTGAATTTGGTGCTTTAGATGAAGACTAGGATTGGATACAAGGTGTATCTGGTCAAGTTTAGGTGAAGTTCATGGTATATTGGGGTTAGATCTAGAGCATCCAAGTTTTGAATCCAAAGATCTTAATGGTTAGTCTAATAACTCAAGTATTGAAACCatgaataatttcttaaaaagtaGTCAACTAAATAAGTTTTCaagttttagaaaataaattaaaaaaagctaaaaaattgaaaacataaaaaaataaaacgataCCAAAAAAATCCCTAATATATTGCTTTTAAACAagcaaccaaataaaaataagaagttgaaatgttgaataattatctttcataaaatattgaataaatatcaaacaattatcttttaaataagtatcaaataattatatttaataaaatatatttaatgaaaatcCTTTAAATCTTCCATGTTCTAAAAAGATTGAAAGTTGACAAGTTAAAAGTTATGAGTTTAATGTAATTGAAACCAAACACTATGATCTTGTTTTCTCTATTTGTTTCTTCATTATTAAGagagtatttgtttttgtgatagAAAGTGTGGTGTGGTTTAACCACAATAAATGAATGTttcataaacattaaaatataggTTTAAGAAAGTGGAACCCATGTCAAAACTATGATTCAACTAGAGGTTCTCAAAAGCATGTTTAACCTACTTTTAAGATTCTTGTGCAAAAAAAGATTGAAGCTAGAAGACTGATTAATCTTTTATTGACCAAAATACCCCTTTATCCTCTCTTCTCATCCCTACTCTCATGATAACCCAGTGAAACAATTATTCTCattgttcatatttttcaatctcTTCACCAACCTTTTCCCTTCTTGAAGAACCTCTGTTTGTAGACGttgttcttctctttttgtttttgttttgtagcCACAAACAATTACAAAACCTACAAACCAATTCTAAATCTACACAAATCACCACTACGATTAAGATCTACAAAATCTACCACCAGATTTGTTTTCCTTAAGTCCTGTAATCCTTTTTTCATGTATAAGCAAGTGCTTTCTGCAGCAAAATCTaggtaaattttgatttcaatatttcttcaattttatctgTGCATGTTCTTAAAAATATCGAATCTAACCAGAAGTTGTTCATTGTTGAAATTGTATTCCTATTGGTAAGTTTGCTTGGGAACCTTCTCAAGGAATGTTTTCGGGTGATGTTGGGGTGGGTGATGAGATCAAAAATACATCTAAAAAAGATGTTAATCTAAATGAGGGTAATGGAGTTTCTAAGGAAGATAGTATACCAAACTTTGTTGACAATGTTAGCAACATGGTTGTTGGTGTCAATGTTAGTGTTAAAACTAGTAATCCTAGTAGTAGTGGTAAGAGAAAAGTCACTCAAAATTGTTTCAATAAgagttttaaaaagaagaaaggttCTAGGATAGGAACGCAACTTCTTTTGTGCTTAGATAAATTGGTTAACAGTGTCTTTATAAAAAGTTACTATAGGTTTTATGGATAGGAAAGAGTGCAACATTAAGGAAGTGATGGCGAAGTTTCACTCCATAGATGAAGTTGTTTTTTGGAGTGGATTTTATGGTTCATTTACTAAATATTTCATAGTTAAAAGTAGGAGGAAAATGTGGGTAACACCGATAACTATCGAAAGAAAACTTTAATGGCTGAAACTAATGTTTTAGAGGAGATTAAACCTCAAACCATGAGGTACATCTCAATCTTTAATACTTCAATTATAGATCACTTGATATTGATGTGAAACCAAAAATATGTCATTTATATTTAAGACAACTAATATGCAATTGATTCTTACaattcaaaattgttttgaCTATTAAAGGGTACATCTCATAACGTTGATTATCATGTatctaagaagataaaaaaaaatgatgttagtCGAGTTACAAcaattttgacaaaaacaattttgaccTTGAGCCATTGGAGGAAAGGATGTAGAGGGTCTTACGGTGTTGTGTTAGTCATATAATTATTGGAAAGTCAAACATGAGAAGAACTTgataggggtgattattttcggttcagtttttacctataaaaacaaccaaactaaaattttgtaaaatataaaaaaaaccaaaaccgaactgaaattGGTTCCAACCGACTggtttcagtttgattcaattaagtttggttattttatattaaaaactgaaaattatattgttttttggacTTTTAGTGGGTTTTTTCTGGTTCGGTTTGATTTATTTCTTAACTAAACTAGTTCGattcgatttttttatttcaggctTATGAAACCGTAATCAAAccgaattttttaaaaatattctaatcggtttaattggttttttttatgattaagttttttcagttattttttttctggttttctcggtGATGTATATCTATACCAAAAATCTTTGCAAGAGTTCATAGAAGCTAAACATGGTGGGGTTGTGTTCACAGAAGAAAGTGTGATCAATTTACTAAATTacttaggggtgatcattttcagttcagttcagtttttattaaaaaaaataaccaaatcgatttttttaaaaaaccgaaaccgaacaaaaaccggttcaaaccgactggtttcgattcggttattttagaacaaaaactggttcaaaccaaccggttctgatttggtttggtttgactcggttttttttcccgatttgactcaagtttttttcggtttgggttcggttcggttttttcagttttaggcttataaaaccgaaccgaaccggtcggttttgtacaaattctaatcggtttaatcaatttttttcatggttcggtttttttggtaattatttttgttttctcggtttaatcggtttttttgatgttttttgctTACCCCTGAAATTACTATTGCATGTAAAATACCAGCTTGCTTTTATCGACATACAAGGAGTGAGAGTTATTGGaaccatagtttttagacccggCCTAGTGGGTGGCCTGATTCAAGACCCGAGTTTCGGGTTTTAACCGAGTCATtcgggataatttttttttaaaatcaaaataacatcgttttagtaaaaaaaaacaacagttaACAGGTTGCAACCGGGTCTTGCCGAGTCACACcaaggtttttcttttcatattttttctttaatctgaCCTGGTTTCAGCTTCgagtaggggtgatcatttttggttcggttcggtttttacataaaaaaataaaccaaaccgacatgattaattttaaaatttaaaaaccgaaaccgaaccgaaaccggttcaaaccgactggtttcggttcggttcggtttggtttttgttgttcaaaaaccggtaaaaccaaaaagaaaatctcGGTGCCCAGTGTCCACAAACTCCAAGCAAATCTCAGTTTCTGTTGTTCACGAAAACAGATCTAACCAGTGCCCACAAACTACAAGCAAATCTCGATGTCCAGTGCCTACAAATTATAAGCAAATCTCGGTTTCTGTTGTTCAAGAACACAGATCTACCCACAAATTACAAgcaaattataacttaataataataataaaaaaacaaaaacccacaaGATGCAGACTGCAGAGATGAACTTGAAATGAAGTTAGAATTTTAATCATCAAAAAGTTGTCTCTCTTTTTATCTGCCCAGCCCATGTAGTTTGATTAGAGTATATATATTGTTGATGTAAGGGTGAACTTAAAGCGATgagatgagagatgagagatgagagatgagagatagagagaaaatgaagaGGGGCTACGAGGAGATGAGAGGCATGGagaaaaaagggaaagggaGGGGGCTGTGAAAAGAATCAAAAGATGATGAGAGgcagggagaaaaaaaaagaaaaaaaggaaaaagggagGGGGGCTGTGTGAGAAGATGTTGAGTGGCAGAGAAAAGAGAGGGGGGGCGTCAACTGCACTTTAGGTCTagggttttttctatttatacttggtttttttttaaatgctggaatggttgaaccggttcggttcaatTGGTTTCAGACTTtgaaaaccgaaaccgaaccgaaccagaatttttttatgattttttaatcagttaattcggtttttttttcggttcggttttttcagttattttttttccggtttttccgatttattgatttttttgctcacctctaACTTCGAGTTACTTGGATCTCGGATCGACCCGCTGGCCGGATTTCAAAAGTATGATGGGAAGAATCTTTTGAGAGCAATCTtaaagaaagatgaaaatataataaattcctCTCTTGAGACACGGACGAATATGCAGATGTAAAGCAAATGGCGGTCCGAAACAGCACCGTTTCATGCACATCATTTTGATTCATCCCAACCTTCCAAAATGGAAATAAAACATAACGCCTCACTGGCTTTATAATTTTCCCTTCCCGCCAAGTAGAAATTGCGTTTTGTAATATTGACATCATTTCCTCAGATTTCGAATTCCGAAACCACAAAAAACACTTCAATAATGGAGGATATCGATTGGAAGAAGAGGAATAAGCAGAGATGGAGCGTAACCTACACAAAGCACATCAAGCAAAAGCGAAAAATATATCAAGACGGTTTCTTAGATCTTCACTTCTCCACAAACAAGGTAAATTCATACGAGCTTTCAATTTCATGTTAATTTCGTAAGATTTGGGTTTTccgtttttttatttcttttctgcGCTTGCTTCGTTTGTCAAATTCGTGTTTAGGTCATGCTGTTTGACGAGTGCGAGAAGTTATTAGAATGCAGAATCTTGAAGGATGAAGAAGTTGTTAGTTCCAGTGAAACCCTAACATTCAATTCCTTTCTTGTTGATGTTGGAGATCCTGAGGTCGGTggtgataataatagtaataataagcTACCGGTATCAGATTTGAATTTTCACGGAAGAGATAGGAAAATTACCGAAAGGTTTGGCTTCATGCGTCGACAAAAGTTTAGAAATCCTTCGATTTCTTCCCCCGGTAGTGATGTTAACAATATTctgtttttgaatttgttgttttgacaattttataattcaaatgtATTGCTAATTTTTGTGGTCAAAGGTGGAGAGGATACCGTGGAGAAGAATGAAGCACGACCGGATTGTCTAAGCACGTCGCAAAAGATCATCAAAGGTTAGTTTTACTTATTTTGTGGtttgatgaatttattgtttttgtagaaATGATCATGTTGTTTGTTCTCTCGATGTTCTTAGGATGACAGTATCGAGATGCTAATTCTTATGGGCCTAAGTTAGATAATAGTTTGTGTTTGAGCTTGTATCGGGCTAAGTTGTGATGGTTGCTTATGTTTTAGAGATCAAGAAAAGTGAACTGCGAAGGTATGTAGTGCCAGAGAGCAGTCCAGATATGTCAAAAAGTGCAACAGGTTTGTCGTTGAATAGaatttttccattttctttgaaggtgttgtttgattttttttctttttcatgttttaacaaAAATGAGGGAGCATCATGTAACCATGTCATTCCTACCTTGAAGCAATTGTAGAGGTCAAATTAGTCATCATTAAGGAATTAGGAAATTGTTGCTTCTTTATCTTGTATGATGCTTTAAAAGTTCTTTGCATTTTGTTTGTTCTGTTTCTATAATTTCAACTCTTTATgctctttttttagtttgattactAACTAACTTCTTTCTGGAATACAATGGCAAGTCCTCTACACTACACTAGTGACTCAAAGGGCTAGGAAGTAtcacttttgatttttaatttatccgtGTGTAGTGAAATTAACGTTGAATctcttaaaataacaaaaaggtaAATTAGTGCTCGGCAAACCGAACATCAAGCACAGCATATCTGGTTCAGATGGCATGCTGCAGGCTCCAACTCATTTGGATCAGTACAAACCACATCAATGCTATTGATTCCTGGGAACTACAGTTAGATGGTCATACTCATCATGTGCATGGATGGTTTGGTGTAGCTGTTGTGTAAGATTCTAACAGCTGTGATGTCATGCTTGATTTGCACACCAAAAGATGCTTCTTATGATGGTTTTCTGTTTACAATTAAGAAGATGGTTCTCAATTAGGATTCTGTTTCTTTTGTTATGTTTGTGCTATCTGCATCACTTTTAGAAAACTTATGGTCAACATTTTCCCCTTTTCAACACAGAATGGCAGGTCTTATACACTACGCAAATGACTCAAAAGACCAAGAAGTACCACGATGGTTTCTTAAGACTTGCAAATCGTGAATCCTTAGGGACGCAGGTTCGTTTGAGGACTTACACAAGTCAGTCTTATTTGCAAGGCTAATCATCTTGTTTGTTGAATTCTAAGAATCATTCACTCCAGAAGCTTTGCTTctgattaattatatattagataatttattttgccatttaacctattaaaaaaagttaaacaatAATGTGTGAATTTACtataaagacatttttttttttagttttgctttctttcttatAACAATTAATCTCTAGCTTCATTTTTGGGTGTACATTCAGATCATGCTGTATGATGCAAGCAAGAGACAATTAGATTGTAGGTTCCTCAAGAAAGATGAAATAATAAGTTCTGGTGAATCAATATCATTTGATGCTCATTTGGTTGACATTGGAGAACCTGGAGGAGAAAATCAGCTTCTAGAGGATTTGAACATTCAAGGAAATAATTCTAACGATGCTAGCAAACCGGGAACAATGCATGGACAGCCAAATGGTATTAAAGACAACAAATCCGTTGCAAAAGGTTAGCCAGCATGATTGTTGATATGgattatttctctctctctctctctctctctctctctcatgtgGTTGTTGAACCAGTGTTCTGTAAGTTTATTGATGGATATCAATTTCTCATCACCAGTATCCCTCCAGTATTCCTAGTCATCATTACCCTAAAGTTGCTCCTCTCGTAGCTACATATATCTATTGATATCTTTTGCATTCcagatttataaatttttcaattctgATAATCTGACTTTTATTACACCATTCTACCTTTTGCATTTGATTCCTCTGCAATGCAGAGTGGTGTGCTCTTTACACTAGTCATATAACTCAAAAGGCCAAGAAGTACCACAGTGGAATCCTCAGGCTTGCTTCTTGTGGTTCTTACAGAATGCAGGTTGGTCTACATGCTTTACATTATATCTGAGCCTTTCCTTGGATGTTCCTAGGATTCATAGTGCTTCATTTAATATAGTCCCTTTTGGTTTGCTTtcctaatttaatgttgaaccACTTGCATGTACTTCATGGTAATAACGAAGCTTTTTCGAAGTACATGGCCTTTCTGAGGTTGGATAGTCATTTATTTACTTTAGCTTCTTTAATATACACCATCTATTTACTTTAGTTAGGGAGAGTTCCACTGGAAATTGTTTTATCCTAGATGGTTTTCAATTTAACGTATGCGGTAGCTTGCAGGGTTTTGAACAATCTTAATATTGGCTTTCTGCACAAAATGTGTTGATTATTTATGTATCTTGGGGAAAGTCATGACTTTGAGATATCTGCTCAATGATTAAGTTACATGCTTGCAACTTTGTTTGGTGTGCTAAGCTGCAAGAACTGCAATGAATTTGTGAAATCCAACTATTATAAACGAaccttatatttaaaaaatacaccatTACATGGTCTATACTCTGATGAAGTATTCTGTCAGTAACCGTATTCATTTGCATAGTACTCGATAATTTAAGGAATAAGagtactttgtttttatttttattttttactgttcCTTTCTGCTTTTCTTAAGCCTTTCAAGCATGCAGGTCACTTTATTAAGTGAAGGTAAAACCTTCCTGACCAGTAAGTTCCTCAGCTTGTCAGAAGATGTGAAAGTCAGAAGCAAGTTTGCACTGCCAAAATATTTGGTAGAAGTTGGCGAGCCATTAATGAGTTCTGAAGGTATTATTGGTTCACTAGAACTTGGATTTTACTTGACCTTTTTTATTTCCATTGCTTTGGAATTTAGCAGTATCTTGGGGTTTGATTTTTCCTCCTGAAACTTATTTCACCTTTAGAGAAACTTCAAAACAGTGCCTTTTCAACAAAAGCTGCAGACTCAAATTTTAGCATGTACATTTATGAGGAGATGAAATTTCTTAAGACAATCCCTACAAAGAAGCCTTTGCAGGATTGTATGTACCACGGATACCTCAACTTTACTGGACAGAGCAATGCCCTTTTATTTGTCTTTAATTTAATGCTTTTGTAGCTGAAAActtgtgaatttttatttttgacaggAAAATATCAAAACACTTATTTAAGGGAAGATGCAAATTCAAGAAGCATCTCTATTGAAGATAGAACCAGGTTGGGCAATGCTGTTCCTACAAACAAAACTTTACGCAATGGtgtgttttgttttccttggtTCATCAATTTCACAACATTATTGAGTTCTGAATCTGATCTCTTTGATTGTACTATATGGGTTttgtacatataaaaaattccaGTATCTCTGGTTCTACTATCTGAATCAAGTTGTGTTTAGAAAGTTTACATGTCATTCCATAATTGGGCATAAGACAATCAAAAAGTTACTTTGGAATGTATTTGTCAGCCAGCATTAGCATGCAGTGTGAATTAAAGACTTCTGCGAATGCTCGTCTTACATTTTGTGTGAAAACCAAAGTTAAATAGGTCAGAGTCATTATGTATTTGTGATTCACAATTCTAATTATGATGCTTTGCCATATTGGTTAAGCTTAAACTAACTGCAAGTTTTCACCTTTGCAGCCTGTCAAATCTTGTCCATTCTCCAAAAACCTGCAGTTCAGGGGAGTGTTGCTGTCCAGTGTATTGATAAGAGCATAAATGCCTCGACTCTATCTGAAGACTCTGAATTATCGAGACAATCATTCCCACATGAAGGACCCAGTCAAAATTTGGATGATGGAGGATCAAGTAAAATTGTGGACATTGAGATATCTGCTGATCTCAACTTTTCCGAAGGCAGGTTTTTATGCAATATGTGATCATGCAATGAATGCTTCTTTTTGCCCAATCTTCTAGGTCGTGTCTTTCCTAATATCTAAATTTTGAGAATCTGGCTGTATTTAATCTTGCAGTATTATCTACTTTTAGCGGTAATCAATTTCCCAATGACACTGAAGCTGCTGGAAATTTTGAACAGGTATGGGCTATTGTTCCCCCATGTCATCTCTGAAAGTCCTATTTCTGCGTGTGCCTACATTATTGTCCTTGTGCTCAGAAAAGTTTTCCTCCATTTTGGCAATGTGTGCAACCATGTGATTGTTCTGAACTAATTGATTGTGCAACCATGGCTAAGGATTTTAACTCTTCTacaaaaaaatcagtaaaaatCCACACCAAAATTTGCACATATAAAGATTCAGCTCATTTCTTTGGACATCAAAGTATATCGTCTGTTGTCTGGAGTCCAAATACATGAATTATACAACACTTGACCAGTGTCTTTCATACCAAGGCACaagcttattattattagtattattataggAACATGAATTGCACTATcctgctacttttttttttttataagctctGTGGTTCTGAAACTGTATGTTTTCTTGCACATCTTGTGTAGTGTCATCCGGCCAAAGTAGAAGCTGACACCAAATGCTGTGATGAAGCTTTTGCTTCTACTATTTCCAGTTTGATGGGTTCCTGTACTCACTGTCctaatgatgataaaaagaAGACTATTGATCAGCCCAAGAGTACAAGGAAAACGGATGAGTGGCCTACATTCGATCTTGGATTTTGAACAAGAGCTGTTATGTACATGTGGCTTAGTGGTCATCGATTTTATTGCATAGGTAAAGTGTGCTTCATGTGACATTATGCTCCATATATCGCCACATGCATGTGTAAGAAATGCTTGACATGGTTCCTCCCATTATCTCTTAACCAAAAACTGTTGCATGATTGCTGGATGCGAGTCTGTACTCGAAATATCTACACATGCATGCAAGAAATCTGCATGAGTACGTTTCTTCTCCCATCTCTCGGGGCATTCTTCTGCCAAAACTGATTCactgaggtttttttttttttctttttataaaagacAAGGTAGGGTTcgaactattaaaaaaaaaatattgtataaatagtttttgatttatttaattagatgtatgcATATACTTTTTGAATTTCACTTgggattttattatatataaaaacatgtaaaaatctacatatacatatttttttaagaaagaaaaatatttgacatgTAGCAAAGGACGGATCAAATAGTTAGTTAAAACTAAATTCTGCCAAGGCTGCGATTTCTatccccttttttattttattttcttgccttagatgtctagaaaggtatggatgttagctttttaatgtcACTGAAATCACGTCATTTCAACctttagagctcacgctctgcacaaaacatcgactgaaggttaaatctgtcaattacctcaaatttactcctttttgtaTCTTTCAttcaaaagtgccttcaaaacataaaacaaagaatatcaaggcattttatatataaaacataggcaaaactctagttaaatgtggatgaaactatcgaataatatagtTCCATCAGTTATTGTAGGgtgaaattaataaacaaataaaattaaaaaaagaaagcaataatAAACCGAGTAAACTTGTCGAACTCGTGGTTTGgtttatgagattgagataacttaataaatagcaaaaaaaaattgtgaagcctaattaaaaaaatatttaatttaaaaaggataaaaaaataaatagagataacCTAGGTCAACTTGCAAAACCTGTAATTTGGGTCATGAGATCCGAATAACCTCTttgaaagaaagtaaaaaacattACGAAATCCAATTCCAAgcaattcaatgttgaatgatgaaattgaaaacaaatcaataaaaaaatagctaaaaaaataactcaagtcaacccaGGTAACATGTGAAACTGgtgacctgagtcatgagattcagataaattcatagaaagtaaataaaaaaagttaagaagcTCCAATTCTAACATATCCAATGTTGAggattgaaatagaaaaaaaaaattaaatctataaaattgatatataacctgtcaaaataaaataaaataaaaatcacaaagcaTAATTCCTAAAACAATATATTACTCCATTTCTCAACACACCTAAAGTTATTTaaagtatgtttgtttttgtaatttaacatgtatttcaaaatgctttttaactgtttttagcttaaaaaaatatcacattaatttttatgtgcttttaatgattttaatgcgtttatattaaaaatctaaaaaactatttttatatattattaattaaaaaataattttacaaaagcTAAGTTGCACATTATTATCAAAAAGATGTGGCCAAAACACTATACACGCGTGTATTTGACCCTTacatattttattgttgatCCATTATTCAaagttcttcctttttttcaaattttttttgtgcaCAATTGCATTCTTTCCAAGCCAAATTCCAAgacaattaaatcaaatttgttaactaagaaaaaaattgaaaaacatggaCCAAAGTAAAAAAGGTATCATAAATGGGTTATGGTTTTAAAGTTCAAacataaagtttaatttagtccttcaactttacaaattattcttattttgtcccttaatattttttaaattcaattttgatgcaaaaagtttatttttgttgtttttagtccCTAGTTTGAGAAATGGCAAAGAGATCGTCGGATTTTGGCAGCAGAGAGAAACAAATATTGTTGACACTAATTTAGACCACAAAAACAGTCGATCTTATGTCAAATTATTTCATTTGATGAGAGAGGCTTAACttagatgtttttttcattttttttatattgagagtgcttatatatatataagcttgggaagatttttttgtttcgaGTTGATTTCAGGTTTTGGAATAGTTTTTTGAGGCCATAGATGAATTTATCAAGGTTTCTAAGATGTTTTCTAGGTGTTTTAGGTCAAGAATGagttgaaaataagtttttggatCGAAAAATATTTAGTCTTAATTTTCCAGCCACTACAATGGCTAGAAGAGCCTAAGTCAGGGGACGTTTCgtatgacttcttttttttccaaaaaacatTAGGGCAAACAACATCTTGTCCACCCtacttacattttaaaaataaatgggcTCGTGCTTCGGCCCTCCtaaatgggtttttttattaatacctcttctctttagtttttttatttttgtatttaatatttttttaaataatggttttattaagtattttgtatatatttaattttaaatagatttttctatttcacttataattttttttatgttttatataattaaaatttatttttaaaaataaaaaatatttatttctagaTATTATCTCTAATATGTTCAACCTTGcgagatatttttttctctttgattttattcaatcaattttatatgtatGTCTATTTCTActatcatattatttaataaaaaaataatcttaatgaATATGGTCATTAAATGCAATTGTGTAGATGGACCGTGTTGCgatatcaaatatcttgatctatatccACTTTTTGACTTTTTCATatacatatttaattatcattaatgacttttttttaatttgtttacaCAAAcggttcttaatttatttaattagatgtgtGCATAAGATTTGTTATttacattatatattttttatgtaaacaaacatgtcaaaaaaatttacttttgtttattggaaaaaatatcCATATAACATCAGAGTGTATAAAACACACATTTAAATAGTGTTTGGTATGCTAAAAAATGTTGATTGGATTGAACTGGagaagaatagaaaaataattttttttggtcctGTGTTTGGTGTGCTTTGGATTGGACTGGataatttgctttatttttgtgtttgcttaACACTAGACGAGACTCAGCCTACCCAAGTTTTAGAGCTttccaagttaaaaaaatagagaaatgatTAAACCAACCTGACCTAGtcaaaaactcgagtcaacttatTATCTAGTCGACTCCAAATAAAACATTAGTAAAAAATCCAttgactttatatatatatatatatatatatatatatatatatataggtcaaagcgaggtttctttgatttttttttaaattttggtcaACCCGGGTTGACCCTCCCAGGTTGTGACTCGGGTTATACCCAAGATTGACCcttgaattgagttttaaaactatgataataatcatttttattcttacattgcTTTGGGTCATCCTGAGTTAACCATCTTGACCTAGGCCTTACCCAAGGTTAAATccttaattgagttttaaaactatgacaaCAATTGTTTTCATCTTTACATTGGCTTGGATTAATGGTCTACCCAGCCCATGACCTGAGTCTAGCCTCAAATCAACCCCGAGtagggtttaaaaactatgttgataaccatttttatccttatattaaccTGAATCAATGATCAACTTAGACCGTGACTGGGACATAGCCTCATGTCAACTTCtgagttgaattttaaaattataataataaccatttttatctttatgttgACTCAAG
This window contains:
- the LOC133672875 gene encoding uncharacterized protein LOC133672875 isoform X1, with the protein product MEDIDWKKRNKQRWSVTYTKHIKQKRKIYQDGFLDLHFSTNKVMLFDECEKLLECRILKDEEVVSSSETLTFNSFLVDVGDPEVGGDNNSNNKLPVSDLNFHGRDRKITERFGFMRRQKFRNPSISSPGGEDTVEKNEARPDCLSTSQKIIKEIKKSELRRYVVPESSPDMSKSATEWQVLYTTQMTQKTKKYHDGFLRLANRESLGTQIMLYDASKRQLDCRFLKKDEIISSGESISFDAHLVDIGEPGGENQLLEDLNIQGNNSNDASKPGTMHGQPNGIKDNKSVAKEWCALYTSHITQKAKKYHSGILRLASCGSYRMQVTLLSEGKTFLTSKFLSLSEDVKVRSKFALPKYLVEVGEPLMSSEGKYQNTYLREDANSRSISIEDRTRLGNAVPTNKTLRNACQILSILQKPAVQGSVAVQCIDKSINASTLSEDSELSRQSFPHEGPSQNLDDGGSSKIVDIEISADLNFSEVLSTFSGNQFPNDTEAAGNFEQCHPAKVEADTKCCDEAFASTISSLMGSCTHCPNDDKKKTIDQPKSTRKTDEWPTFDLGF
- the LOC133672875 gene encoding uncharacterized protein LOC133672875 isoform X2, with product MEDIDWKKRNKQRWSVTYTKHIKQKRKIYQDGFLDLHFSTNKVMLFDECEKLLECRILKDEEVVSSSETLTFNSFLVDVGDPEVGGDNNSNNKLPVSDLNFHGRDRKITERFGFMRRQKFRNPSISSPGGEDTVEKNEARPDCLSTSQKIIKEWQVLYTTQMTQKTKKYHDGFLRLANRESLGTQIMLYDASKRQLDCRFLKKDEIISSGESISFDAHLVDIGEPGGENQLLEDLNIQGNNSNDASKPGTMHGQPNGIKDNKSVAKEWCALYTSHITQKAKKYHSGILRLASCGSYRMQVTLLSEGKTFLTSKFLSLSEDVKVRSKFALPKYLVEVGEPLMSSEGKYQNTYLREDANSRSISIEDRTRLGNAVPTNKTLRNACQILSILQKPAVQGSVAVQCIDKSINASTLSEDSELSRQSFPHEGPSQNLDDGGSSKIVDIEISADLNFSEVLSTFSGNQFPNDTEAAGNFEQCHPAKVEADTKCCDEAFASTISSLMGSCTHCPNDDKKKTIDQPKSTRKTDEWPTFDLGF